In Helianthus annuus cultivar XRQ/B chromosome 9, HanXRQr2.0-SUNRISE, whole genome shotgun sequence, the following are encoded in one genomic region:
- the LOC110880166 gene encoding uncharacterized protein LOC110880166: protein MEHNNIPVFAKKVWRLVRVLYFMLRKNISKSKLLLDLNRMMKRHKIAGRSMHSLSPPPGEYEFSCSNSPSTNNHHHFSLFSFHKKHHQADKHTEDLDMIVVNAAVLKAMEMINHSEAASPALPGFGRSPVVRQLRVTDSPFPLSSVDEDNHVDEAAEQFISRFYNDLRRENTPRINSRNSAEN from the coding sequence ATGGAACACAACAACATTCCAGTTTTTGCAAAGAAAGTATGGAGGCTGGTACGTGTGTTGTACTTCATGTTACGCAAAAACATATCCAAGAGTAAGTTGTTGTTGGATCTCAACAGGATGATGAAGCGTCACAAGATCGCCGGTAGATCCATGCATAGCCTCTCACCGCCGCCCGGTGAGTATGAGTTCAGTTGCAGCAACAGCCCATCAACTAATAACCACCACCACTTCTCTCTCTTTTCATTCCATAAGAAGCACCATCAGGCAGACAAACACACGGAGGATCTTGACATGATAGTTGTTAATGCGGCTGTTTTGAAAGCCATGGAGATGATTAATCACAGCGAGGCTGCATCGCCTGCGCTGCCAGGGTTTGGGAGGAGTCCGGTGGTTAGGCAATTGAGGGTGACTGACTCTCCGTTTCCGTTGAGTAGCGTGGACGAGGATAACCACGTGGATGAGGCGGCCGAGCAGTTCATAAGCCGGTTTTATAACGACTTGCGGCGGGAGAATACTCCACGAATTAATTCTCGAAATTCAGCCGAGAATTAA